Proteins from a genomic interval of Prevotella sp. E13-27:
- a CDS encoding MBL fold metallo-hydrolase: MKRKMIYSILLVVALLLCWQGYEFWVAVGRQPRGERLERCKQSPQWRDGEFVNVHETPTLTGDEGFFGQMYKFLFGKVKNLSPDSNVPTAKSSLKDIPRSEEVCVWLGHSTIFIQTGGVRFLFDPVLTNRLPVWWFMRPFKGADVYTVNDIPEVDYLVITHDHWDHLDWKTVTALKDRVGQVVCALGIGEHFEYWGYDPQRIHDLDWQDSIAINDSITLRCLPTRHFSGRMGQHKTLWASYLIDGPRRIFVSGDGGYDERFKTFGKQYPDIDLAILENGQYDEGWRHIHTLPRELPTVISELGARRVLTYHNSKYALANHSWTEPLDSIYAHAQGKSWQLLTPRIGEQVRLNEQQTFSNWWR, encoded by the coding sequence ATGAAGCGAAAGATGATATACAGCATTCTATTGGTAGTGGCTTTGCTGCTATGCTGGCAGGGTTACGAGTTCTGGGTGGCGGTTGGCCGTCAGCCGCGTGGAGAACGGTTGGAGCGGTGCAAACAGTCGCCGCAGTGGCGCGATGGTGAGTTTGTCAACGTGCATGAGACACCAACGCTGACGGGTGATGAGGGGTTCTTCGGTCAGATGTATAAGTTTCTGTTTGGCAAGGTGAAGAATCTGAGTCCTGACAGCAACGTACCAACGGCAAAGTCGTCGCTGAAGGACATTCCCCGCTCTGAAGAGGTTTGCGTCTGGCTCGGTCACTCCACGATCTTTATTCAGACAGGTGGCGTGCGCTTCCTCTTCGACCCTGTACTGACCAACCGATTGCCTGTTTGGTGGTTCATGCGCCCGTTCAAAGGGGCTGATGTCTATACCGTCAATGACATTCCCGAAGTCGATTACCTCGTCATCACCCACGACCACTGGGACCATCTCGACTGGAAAACCGTTACAGCTCTGAAAGATCGCGTCGGCCAGGTAGTCTGCGCCCTCGGCATCGGTGAGCACTTCGAGTATTGGGGCTACGACCCGCAGCGGATTCATGACCTCGACTGGCAGGACAGCATTGCCATCAACGATTCCATCACCCTCCGCTGTCTGCCTACCCGCCATTTCTCTGGCCGCATGGGACAGCACAAGACGCTCTGGGCTTCGTACCTCATTGACGGCCCGCGCCGCATCTTTGTCTCTGGTGACGGTGGCTACGATGAACGATTCAAGACGTTTGGCAAGCAATATCCAGACATCGACCTCGCCATCCTTGAAAACGGACAGTACGATGAGGGGTGGCGCCATATCCACACACTTCCCCGCGAACTGCCAACGGTCATCAGCGAACTCGGTGCCCGCCGGGTGCTGACCTACCACAACTCCAAATATGCCCTTGCCAACCACTCCTGGACGGAACCGCTCGACAGCATCTATGCCCATGCACAGGGCAAGTCATGGCAGTTGCTCACCCCTCGGATCGGTGAACAGGTAAGACTAAATGAACAGCAGACATTCAGTAATTGGTGGAGGTGA
- a CDS encoding thioredoxin family protein — translation MKHLTNIIDIEQTITDNGICLFYIKAPDCGVCNVMLDKVARLAGQYPSLTSFYTDITEEPLIAGRFLVYSGPTVLLLMDGKEVYRGSQFIDLEELKYNINRFQKLSEQ, via the coding sequence ATGAAGCACCTGACTAACATAATAGATATAGAGCAGACCATAACGGATAACGGCATATGTCTGTTCTACATCAAGGCTCCAGATTGCGGAGTCTGCAATGTCATGCTTGACAAAGTGGCGAGGTTGGCAGGTCAGTACCCGTCTCTGACTTCTTTCTATACAGATATCACCGAAGAACCTTTGATTGCAGGTAGATTCCTAGTCTATTCAGGCCCTACGGTATTGCTTCTGATGGATGGCAAGGAAGTATATCGTGGATCTCAGTTCATTGACTTGGAGGAATTGAAATACAACATTAACCGATTTCAAAAGCTCTCAGAACAATGA
- a CDS encoding winged helix-turn-helix transcriptional regulator, translating to MADIKAEYLACPIRQVVSRFGDKWSMLVLYMLHTSETGVLRFNEIRRLMTDCSQKMLSQTLKNLEQSHLVHREVYPEVPPRVEYSLTDTGKSLMPALTALIAWGKEHFSEVVTD from the coding sequence ATGGCAGATATCAAAGCAGAGTATTTAGCCTGTCCTATCAGGCAAGTAGTGAGCCGTTTTGGTGACAAGTGGTCCATGCTGGTGCTCTATATGCTTCACACTAGCGAGACGGGTGTATTGCGCTTCAATGAGATCCGCCGTCTGATGACGGATTGTTCTCAGAAGATGCTCTCGCAGACACTGAAGAACCTGGAGCAGAGTCACCTTGTTCATCGTGAGGTCTATCCGGAGGTTCCACCCCGAGTGGAGTATTCCCTGACAGACACAGGCAAATCGCTGATGCCTGCACTTACGGCTCTGATAGCCTGGGGAAAGGAGCATTTCTCTGAAGTGGTAACAGATTAA
- a CDS encoding cupin domain-containing protein: protein MKQIETIKSGKNFSAVSVGKMSEIIEHVLPMGPNVTIQGKVFAGQAVGATGSELSFQTLVPGQDSGFLHTHKTHEELYIILKGEGQYQVDGEIFPVSEGTIIRVAPDGKRALKNTGSENLTMLCIQYKANAFTEADSPMTDGVILQEELKW from the coding sequence ATGAAACAGATTGAGACAATTAAGAGTGGTAAGAATTTCAGCGCAGTAAGCGTAGGTAAGATGAGTGAGATTATCGAGCACGTGCTTCCGATGGGACCTAACGTAACCATTCAAGGTAAGGTTTTCGCAGGTCAGGCCGTTGGCGCAACGGGTAGCGAACTGAGTTTCCAGACGCTCGTTCCTGGTCAGGACAGCGGTTTCCTGCACACTCACAAGACTCATGAGGAGCTGTACATTATCCTGAAGGGCGAAGGCCAGTATCAGGTGGATGGTGAGATCTTCCCTGTCAGCGAAGGCACTATTATCCGCGTTGCTCCCGATGGCAAGCGTGCGCTGAAGAACACAGGCAGCGAGAACCTGACCATGCTCTGCATCCAGTACAAAGCCAATGCCTTCACTGAGGCTGACAGTCCCATGACTGATGGTGTCATCCTGCAGGAAGAACTGAAATGGTAA
- a CDS encoding pyridoxamine 5'-phosphate oxidase family protein produces the protein MFDKAIQFLKDHKEIAFATSEGDCPKLRIFQIMKQEGHVLYFATSAQKAVYRELHQNPNVEILAYADNISVRCSGMVNFNVEDDVKRWIYDNNPVLPRLYTSYDQMEYFCLPIAEMDYYDLSPTPPVFQHFDLMAGEVANGFVGERFYK, from the coding sequence ATGTTTGACAAAGCAATTCAGTTTCTGAAAGACCATAAAGAAATCGCCTTCGCTACCAGCGAGGGCGATTGTCCTAAGTTGCGCATCTTCCAGATTATGAAACAGGAAGGGCATGTGCTCTACTTTGCCACTTCTGCCCAGAAGGCAGTCTATCGGGAGTTACATCAGAATCCCAATGTTGAGATACTGGCCTACGCAGATAATATATCCGTCAGATGCTCAGGCATGGTGAACTTCAATGTCGAAGACGATGTGAAACGATGGATATATGATAATAATCCCGTGCTGCCCCGCCTTTATACAAGTTATGACCAGATGGAATACTTCTGCCTGCCAATAGCAGAGATGGACTATTACGACCTGTCTCCAACACCGCCGGTATTTCAACATTTCGATCTGATGGCAGGCGAAGTGGCAAATGGTTTTGTAGGAGAACGCTTCTACAAATAA
- a CDS encoding agmatine deiminase family protein, whose translation MSTEFIIGTIIGLIGIIPVIIQVVKWVKKPKLNELMKRLVDNRLSTKAHRKVLMRMNLILLRSGKHISSEYINNFVLKKRGKEAVFTDLCLKHDWEPTKELCEMFMNGDYPSIRKTYWDMKNEHQKKDESTPKNAKKADAVPAQPKGKEIVYLSGLLEEHFPECFNRLTSILKKHGVDYRLLKGTKDIWCRDYMPIQTESGKLIQFRYEPSYLKGNKEWEDSRSDVREVCRLNGFEPVFSNINLDGGNVLLCSGRAIVSDRIFTENYEYTDKDQLVKDLSELLEAEVIIIPAQNSDMTGHADGMVRFIDHDTILGNNRSDEYKYWANGIEKVLKDYNLKYVDVPFFYDYKDLKHPYHAIGVYVNYLAVSNLIVLPIFEVEGNKDAEAIAAFKQIFPDKIIETINYNDVALEGGVLNCTTWIYRQGA comes from the coding sequence ATGAGTACGGAATTTATCATCGGAACAATTATTGGATTAATTGGTATCATTCCTGTCATTATCCAAGTTGTCAAATGGGTCAAGAAGCCCAAACTTAACGAGTTGATGAAAAGGCTGGTTGATAACAGATTGTCAACAAAGGCTCACAGGAAAGTCCTTATGAGGATGAACCTGATACTCCTGCGTTCTGGAAAGCATATATCATCTGAATATATCAACAATTTCGTTTTGAAAAAAAGAGGCAAGGAGGCGGTCTTTACAGATTTGTGCCTGAAGCATGACTGGGAGCCAACGAAAGAACTTTGTGAGATGTTTATGAATGGCGATTATCCGTCAATCAGAAAGACATATTGGGATATGAAAAATGAGCATCAAAAGAAAGACGAATCAACTCCAAAGAATGCCAAGAAAGCAGATGCAGTCCCAGCACAGCCAAAGGGCAAGGAGATTGTATATTTGTCGGGACTTCTGGAAGAACATTTCCCTGAGTGCTTTAATCGGTTGACTTCTATCTTGAAAAAGCATGGTGTAGATTATCGTTTGTTAAAAGGCACGAAGGATATTTGGTGCAGGGATTATATGCCAATCCAAACTGAATCCGGCAAACTAATACAGTTCCGCTACGAGCCGTCTTATTTGAAAGGCAATAAGGAATGGGAAGATTCGCGCTCTGACGTGAGAGAAGTGTGTCGGCTGAATGGATTTGAGCCTGTATTCTCGAATATCAACCTTGACGGTGGAAATGTTTTGCTTTGCTCTGGCAGAGCAATCGTTTCAGATAGAATCTTCACGGAGAATTATGAATATACAGACAAAGACCAGTTGGTCAAAGACCTTTCCGAATTGCTTGAGGCAGAGGTAATCATAATTCCGGCCCAAAACAGTGACATGACGGGACACGCAGACGGTATGGTTCGCTTTATAGACCATGACACTATATTGGGAAACAACCGCTCTGATGAATACAAGTATTGGGCGAATGGCATAGAAAAAGTTCTGAAGGATTATAACCTCAAATATGTTGATGTGCCGTTCTTCTATGATTATAAAGATTTGAAACATCCGTATCATGCCATCGGAGTTTACGTTAATTACCTTGCTGTAAGCAATCTGATTGTCCTTCCAATATTTGAGGTTGAGGGGAATAAGGATGCTGAGGCTATCGCTGCATTTAAGCAGATATTTCCCGACAAGATTATCGAGACTATCAACTATAACGACGTTGCACTTGAAGGCGGAGTACTTAATTGTACGACGTGGATTTATAGACAGGGGGCTTAA
- a CDS encoding class I SAM-dependent methyltransferase, producing the protein MNSKMDPMGRAIADYCKNKKADRLRVFSPMFEEDEIPLTTLFRKYKAMPEIERKALDMATGKTLDVGAGSGCHSLVLQEKDIDVTAIDISPLSVETMKERGVKKVLEQNFFTLEGQYDTILMLMNGIGIVGTLERLPEFFRQLDKILAPGGQVLCDSSDISYVFEAEDGMIDIPDEMAYYGEHSFQMQYKDTISEPFDWLYIDADTLREQAAKNGYAVEVVAEGEHYDYLARITKSK; encoded by the coding sequence ATGAACAGTAAGATGGATCCGATGGGCAGAGCCATTGCCGACTACTGCAAAAACAAGAAGGCAGATAGGCTCAGAGTGTTTTCCCCAATGTTTGAGGAGGACGAGATACCCTTGACTACACTTTTCCGTAAATACAAAGCTATGCCAGAGATTGAAAGGAAAGCTCTCGACATGGCTACTGGAAAGACGCTTGATGTGGGGGCTGGCTCTGGTTGTCATTCACTTGTCTTACAAGAAAAGGACATCGACGTGACAGCCATTGACATTTCCCCACTATCCGTTGAGACAATGAAAGAGCGTGGGGTTAAGAAGGTACTTGAACAGAATTTCTTCACTCTGGAGGGACAATACGATACCATCCTCATGCTAATGAATGGTATAGGCATCGTTGGAACATTGGAACGTCTGCCTGAGTTCTTCCGTCAACTTGATAAAATACTGGCTCCAGGAGGCCAAGTGCTTTGTGATTCATCTGATATATCCTATGTGTTCGAGGCCGAAGATGGCATGATTGATATTCCCGATGAAATGGCGTATTACGGTGAACATAGTTTCCAGATGCAGTATAAGGACACCATTAGCGAACCCTTTGACTGGCTCTATATCGACGCTGACACCCTGAGAGAGCAAGCAGCAAAGAATGGATATGCCGTTGAAGTGGTTGCAGAAGGTGAGCATTACGATTACTTAGCGAGAATAACAAAGTCAAAATAA
- a CDS encoding flavin reductase family protein, which produces MKSFKSTAWILPQPVLIIGTYDKNGKPNAMNAAWGGQWDMHEIIISLGSHATTDNLAENPEFTVAFATKDTMIASDYVGIVSGRNTPDKMEKAGLTVEKAPNVNAPVFKEFPMTLECRVKQKIDESETGYYLVAEIVNILCDEKYLAEDGKPDVEKMELITFDPVHHTYIQLGKTVGNAFSDGKQFLDEPSGKAEWK; this is translated from the coding sequence ATGAAGAGTTTTAAGTCAACAGCGTGGATTCTTCCACAACCCGTGCTGATTATCGGCACTTATGATAAGAACGGTAAGCCCAATGCAATGAACGCAGCTTGGGGAGGTCAATGGGATATGCACGAAATCATTATCTCGCTCGGCTCTCATGCTACAACTGACAACCTTGCTGAAAACCCTGAATTTACGGTTGCTTTCGCTACTAAAGATACCATGATAGCTTCTGACTATGTGGGTATCGTTAGCGGCAGGAACACACCAGATAAGATGGAAAAAGCTGGCTTGACTGTAGAGAAGGCTCCTAATGTGAATGCCCCTGTATTCAAAGAGTTCCCTATGACGTTGGAATGTCGGGTGAAACAGAAGATTGACGAGAGCGAGACAGGCTATTATCTCGTTGCTGAAATTGTCAACATCCTCTGTGATGAAAAGTACCTGGCAGAAGATGGCAAGCCTGATGTGGAGAAAATGGAGCTTATCACCTTCGACCCGGTACATCACACTTACATTCAGTTAGGAAAGACTGTTGGTAATGCTTTCTCTGATGGCAAACAGTTCTTGGACGAGCCAAGCGGCAAAGCCGAGTGGAAATGA
- a CDS encoding phospholipase D-like domain-containing protein — protein sequence MSFIKYIADESHYKEVLSLVGKAKQTVWIGTADIKDLYVDDKPFLSLIASLLKKGVEVRLIHAKEPGTAWREDHEKHPILYDGMERVLCPRVHFKLIIIDSSIAYVGSANLTGAGMGMKSPKKRNFEAGILTDDPEMLDAAIEQFDNVWIGKFCKECGRREYCSDPIK from the coding sequence ATGAGCTTCATCAAGTACATAGCAGACGAGAGCCACTACAAGGAAGTCTTGTCCCTGGTAGGTAAAGCCAAACAAACTGTGTGGATTGGAACGGCAGACATCAAGGATCTGTACGTTGATGATAAGCCATTCCTTTCCCTGATAGCCTCTTTACTCAAAAAGGGCGTTGAGGTCAGGCTGATTCATGCAAAGGAACCAGGAACGGCATGGAGAGAGGATCACGAGAAGCATCCGATTCTCTATGACGGTATGGAGCGTGTGCTATGTCCGCGAGTCCATTTCAAGCTCATTATCATAGACAGTTCAATAGCCTACGTCGGTTCCGCAAACTTGACAGGCGCAGGTATGGGCATGAAATCACCCAAGAAAAGGAACTTCGAGGCCGGAATTCTGACCGATGACCCAGAAATGCTTGATGCAGCCATCGAACAGTTCGATAATGTTTGGATTGGCAAGTTCTGCAAGGAATGTGGCCGCAGAGAATATTGTTCAGACCCGATAAAATGA
- a CDS encoding nitrous oxide-stimulated promoter family protein: MSRIEREKQIVRKMIELYCRHRLKEEAMPEEYILLAEYACRRLDHCRYGEKKTVCKDCPTHCYSPKDREAIREVMRWAGPRMIWYAPKDALIHFFHKVKYWLQSLSFRTGVIVLLCCIPFYILSFAQMLLPISVAAKGILWTILFGLAKTCQYGGLTILGVEGYKRLKNKFKK, translated from the coding sequence ATGAGTAGGATAGAGCGAGAAAAGCAGATTGTCCGAAAGATGATTGAGCTGTATTGCCGTCATCGTCTGAAAGAGGAAGCTATGCCAGAGGAATATATACTTTTGGCAGAATACGCTTGTCGCCGTTTGGATCATTGCAGATATGGTGAGAAAAAGACAGTTTGCAAGGACTGTCCCACTCATTGCTATTCGCCGAAAGATCGCGAGGCCATCCGTGAAGTGATGCGCTGGGCAGGGCCAAGAATGATATGGTATGCCCCAAAGGATGCCCTCATTCATTTTTTTCATAAAGTGAAATACTGGCTCCAGTCGCTCTCTTTCAGAACTGGTGTTATAGTTCTTTTGTGCTGCATACCCTTCTATATCCTTTCCTTCGCCCAGATGCTGCTACCAATAAGTGTTGCTGCAAAGGGAATCTTATGGACTATACTATTCGGATTGGCTAAGACCTGTCAATATGGAGGTCTTACAATTCTTGGTGTTGAGGGCTACAAGCGGTTAAAAAATAAATTCAAAAAGTAA
- a CDS encoding C-GCAxxG-C-C family protein has product METRKHIAAEKKRCGSHNCAQAILHTYADIAGIDEELSMNIAGAFGGGMGNMEGTCGALVGSGLVLGLVNKDKAKSMKQMRQIMTKFQERNGATQCKLLKGIGTKVVLRECPDCVADAAEFLEEQLNE; this is encoded by the coding sequence ATGGAAACAAGAAAACATATAGCTGCTGAGAAGAAGAGGTGCGGAAGTCATAATTGCGCCCAGGCTATTCTTCATACCTATGCCGATATAGCCGGAATTGATGAAGAACTATCCATGAACATTGCCGGAGCTTTTGGTGGAGGTATGGGTAATATGGAAGGTACATGTGGCGCACTTGTTGGATCTGGTCTCGTTTTGGGATTGGTAAATAAAGACAAGGCAAAGTCAATGAAACAGATGCGCCAGATAATGACTAAATTCCAAGAAAGAAACGGGGCTACACAATGCAAGTTGCTGAAAGGTATAGGAACAAAGGTGGTACTTAGAGAATGTCCTGACTGTGTAGCCGATGCAGCAGAATTTCTTGAAGAACAATTAAATGAGTAG
- a CDS encoding PPC domain-containing DNA-binding protein has translation MDYKKIGDNYYIRMDRGDEIISNLLSICEKESVPSAVFSGIGGCQSAELQVFIPETGSFETERLEGMLELVSLNGNVVIDSDAQLFHHTHALFSFKQEGKHGMAGGHLKATTVLYTAEIELRPTVGGAIGRKFDPETGTGFWDFHLGQGRQED, from the coding sequence ATGGACTACAAGAAAATAGGAGATAATTACTACATCCGTATGGATCGAGGGGACGAGATTATCAGTAACCTCCTCTCAATATGTGAGAAAGAATCCGTACCGTCTGCCGTATTCTCTGGAATCGGCGGCTGTCAGAGTGCAGAGCTGCAGGTGTTCATCCCTGAAACTGGCAGCTTTGAGACGGAGCGGCTAGAGGGGATGCTGGAACTGGTATCTCTCAATGGTAATGTGGTAATAGACAGTGATGCCCAACTCTTCCATCATACTCATGCACTATTCTCTTTTAAACAAGAGGGAAAGCATGGCATGGCAGGTGGACACCTCAAAGCTACAACGGTTCTTTATACAGCAGAGATAGAGTTACGTCCTACAGTCGGCGGTGCTATCGGAAGGAAGTTCGACCCTGAGACTGGTACGGGATTCTGGGATTTTCACCTGGGGCAAGGACGACAGGAAGATTAA
- a CDS encoding methyltransferase family protein yields MNQSLSFSVFKAIMALPVTVSIIIPSLLLYFSGWQPSDIVLWRCLIGVVCFLAGVLLAVSTVRLFYKIGKGTLAPWNPTSKLVISGPYAYVRNPMITGVFLILIGEALILSTWAIGIWAIVFLIINMFYFPLSEEPGLRKRFGKEYEEYCKNVPRYIPRFTPWKPVKE; encoded by the coding sequence ATGAACCAATCTTTATCATTCAGCGTATTCAAGGCAATCATGGCATTGCCAGTAACAGTGTCCATCATTATACCATCACTGTTGTTGTATTTTTCTGGTTGGCAACCCAGTGATATTGTACTATGGAGATGCCTGATAGGTGTCGTGTGTTTCTTGGCTGGCGTACTGTTAGCGGTGTCCACGGTCAGGCTATTCTACAAAATAGGCAAAGGAACTCTTGCGCCATGGAATCCAACCAGCAAGCTGGTTATTTCCGGCCCTTATGCCTATGTGCGTAACCCGATGATTACAGGGGTTTTTCTGATACTCATAGGCGAGGCTTTGATATTGTCCACATGGGCTATCGGCATTTGGGCAATCGTATTTCTCATTATCAACATGTTCTATTTCCCATTGTCAGAAGAGCCTGGCCTGCGTAAGCGTTTTGGAAAGGAATATGAAGAGTATTGCAAGAATGTACCGCGATACATTCCCCGTTTTACACCCTGGAAACCAGTTAAGGAATAA
- a CDS encoding MBL fold metallo-hydrolase, whose product MKKILTCLLATLGLTSACGQQNFENIDVQGFSELITNPDVILLDVRTADEYAEGHIEGAILIDQKQSDFMEKAKDTLPIDKTIAVYCRSGRRSANAADKLADIGYKCVNLKGGIIAWKEAGMPVTTDTYEVDVFKTKSGKTAKFHALIHASIRIQYDGKEIQVDPVTKLGDKTIDYASMPKADYLLVTHEHFDHFNQDAIKLLTGDKTRFITSQRCADIYGSGEVMKNGDKLKIADDFTIEAVPAYNYTEGRTQFHPKGRDNGFILTIDGLRIYIAGDTEDIPEMSAVKDIDIAFLPCNQPYTMTPDQLIKAAKIIKPKVLFPYHYGQTDVSRIPGQLKGDDIDVRIRHYE is encoded by the coding sequence ATGAAGAAGATTCTTACATGCCTACTGGCTACGCTTGGGCTGACTTCCGCTTGTGGTCAACAGAATTTTGAGAATATCGATGTACAGGGATTCTCAGAGTTAATAACCAATCCTGACGTCATACTGCTCGACGTGCGGACTGCTGACGAATATGCGGAGGGCCACATCGAAGGTGCTATCCTGATAGACCAGAAGCAATCCGATTTCATGGAGAAAGCGAAAGATACATTACCAATCGATAAGACCATTGCTGTTTACTGTCGAAGTGGTCGCCGCTCAGCCAATGCAGCAGATAAACTGGCTGACATCGGTTATAAGTGTGTGAACCTCAAAGGTGGCATTATTGCGTGGAAAGAAGCAGGAATGCCTGTCACAACAGACACCTACGAGGTGGACGTATTCAAGACGAAAAGCGGCAAGACCGCGAAGTTCCATGCCCTGATACATGCTAGCATCCGCATTCAGTATGACGGCAAAGAGATTCAGGTTGATCCCGTGACGAAGTTGGGCGACAAGACAATTGACTATGCCTCCATGCCCAAGGCCGACTATCTCTTGGTGACTCATGAGCACTTTGACCACTTCAACCAAGATGCCATCAAGCTGCTGACAGGTGATAAGACACGATTCATCACCAGCCAGCGTTGTGCCGACATATATGGTTCTGGCGAGGTGATGAAGAATGGCGATAAACTGAAGATAGCTGATGATTTCACCATTGAAGCCGTTCCAGCCTATAACTATACCGAGGGACGCACACAGTTCCACCCCAAAGGACGTGACAACGGCTTCATCCTAACTATCGACGGACTGAGAATCTATATCGCTGGTGACACGGAGGACATTCCAGAAATGTCAGCTGTCAAGGACATCGACATCGCTTTCCTTCCCTGCAACCAGCCCTACACGATGACACCCGACCAATTGATTAAGGCTGCGAAAATCATCAAGCCCAAGGTGTTGTTCCCATATCACTACGGTCAGACAGATGTAAGCAGAATACCTGGACAGCTCAAAGGTGACGATATTGACGTAAGAATAAGACATTACGAATGA
- a CDS encoding nitroreductase family protein, which yields MTLEEAIEARHSVRAYKEQPLAENVVKVLEEKIAVLNREGKLHIQLIQNEPKAFLGTMAKYGKFRNVGNYIVMAGQKADDLDERVGYYGEQLVLLAQTLGLNTCWVGLSYSKVSGTYELGEDEKIACYIAIGYGETQGVSHKIKTVEQVSNASDITPSWFKKGIEAALLAPTAVNQQKFSFEYIGMRNNRHQVRAKKGFSMIGYTKMDLGIAKYHFEIGAGEVNFEWL from the coding sequence ATGACCCTAGAAGAAGCCATTGAAGCCCGTCACAGTGTAAGGGCATATAAGGAACAGCCGTTGGCAGAGAATGTAGTCAAGGTGCTAGAAGAGAAAATCGCGGTACTGAACCGTGAGGGTAAGTTGCATATACAGCTTATTCAGAACGAGCCGAAGGCATTCTTAGGAACGATGGCCAAATATGGGAAGTTCCGTAATGTAGGCAACTATATCGTCATGGCAGGACAGAAAGCTGATGACTTGGATGAGCGCGTAGGCTATTATGGCGAGCAATTGGTACTGTTGGCCCAGACACTTGGCTTGAACACATGCTGGGTAGGTCTCTCGTACTCGAAGGTGTCAGGAACGTATGAGCTTGGCGAAGACGAGAAGATAGCTTGTTACATTGCCATTGGCTATGGTGAGACACAAGGTGTCAGTCATAAAATCAAGACCGTCGAGCAAGTAAGCAATGCCAGTGACATCACTCCATCATGGTTCAAGAAAGGAATTGAAGCTGCTTTGCTTGCTCCAACAGCCGTAAACCAGCAGAAATTTTCGTTTGAGTATATCGGTATGAGAAACAATCGCCATCAAGTGAGGGCAAAGAAAGGTTTCTCCATGATTGGTTATACAAAGATGGATTTAGGCATTGCCAAATACCACTTTGAGATTGGTGCCGGAGAAGTAAATTTTGAGTGGTTATGA
- a CDS encoding MmcQ/YjbR family DNA-binding protein, producing MNIEQVREYTLSLPGVTEDQAFGDDILNFRLEGKIFVCLWLGGGKYDMKDGVARIALKLSPDRNIELREQFSAVRPAYHWNKTHWSDVYYEEMDEAIVKVLIKESYQLIASKLPKAIRSKYVPV from the coding sequence ATGAACATTGAGCAAGTCAGAGAGTACACGTTGTCACTCCCAGGAGTGACCGAAGACCAAGCGTTTGGTGATGATATTCTTAACTTCCGCTTGGAGGGAAAGATTTTCGTCTGCCTATGGTTAGGCGGTGGCAAGTATGATATGAAGGACGGAGTTGCAAGAATTGCCTTGAAACTGTCACCAGACAGGAATATCGAACTCAGAGAACAATTCTCAGCCGTGAGACCCGCTTATCATTGGAACAAGACGCACTGGAGCGATGTCTATTACGAAGAAATGGACGAAGCAATAGTAAAGGTGTTGATTAAAGAGTCCTACCAACTCATTGCATCGAAACTTCCAAAGGCTATTCGCTCAAAGTATGTGCCTGTATAA